From Rutidosis leptorrhynchoides isolate AG116_Rl617_1_P2 chromosome 3, CSIRO_AGI_Rlap_v1, whole genome shotgun sequence, a single genomic window includes:
- the LOC139901344 gene encoding uncharacterized protein, whose protein sequence is MEELLKSPPLQLTKRHWRRLLEYWIGDNVMEMTEKNKDNEAKKKLSQMTGEKSFARIREELKVKLGREPTRVEMFKEYYKIGEGEAARVFKQMKDLTEKLGDGATDAPGPDDVFATVMGKAKNGTAEMYGLGVRANHLWGTGPNRLAVSKANAQLMSRNSQLEEENARLKVEKNNGPGAQNDGSRVHANGSGDHRLWVDKEVYVKNLTNFENVTIGRLRSVDPNTVLNGTELGHGWCEVHVQVAIKKDEALFRPYDYLKCIRDVTGTSIAWPAKLIELVRED, encoded by the exons ATGGAGGAGCTACTAAAGTCACCACCTCTACAACTAACCAAAAGACACTGGAGAAGACTTCTTGAATATTGGATCGGAGATAATGTGATG GAGATGACCGAAAAAAACAAAGACAACGAGGCTAAAAAGAAGTTGTCACAAATGACGGGGGAAAAAAGTTTTGCAAGAATTCGTGAAGAACTGAAG GTGAAGTTGGGAAGAGAGCCAACTAGGGTGGAAATGTTTAAGGAATATTACAAAATCGGTGAAGGTGAAGCTGCTCGTGTCTTT AAACAAATGAAAGACCTAACCGAGAAACTCGGTGATGGTGCAACTGATGCACCTGGACCAGATGATGTTTTTGCCACGGTAATGGGTAAAGCTAAAAATGGTACTGCAGAAATGTACGGACTTGGTGTTCGCGCCAATCATTTGTGGGGTACAGGACCTAATCGATTAGCTGTTAGCAAAGCAAATGCTCAGCTGATGTCTAGAAATTCACAACTTGAAGAAGAAAATGCAAGGTTAAAAGTTGAGAAGAACAATGGTCCGGGTGCTCAGAATGATGGTTCACGTGTTCATGCTAATGGTTCGGGTGATCACCGTTTATGG GTAGATAAGGAAGTTTATGTAAAAAACCTTACAAACTTTGAGAACGTAACAATAGGAAGGTTGAGGAGTGTTGATCCAAATACGGTTCTTAATGGAACAGAACTTGGACATGGTTGGTGTGAGGTCCATGTTCAGGTGGCCATTAAAAAAGATGAAGCTTTGTTTAGGCCATATGATTATTTGAAATGCATTCGTGACGTCACTGGTACGTCTATTGCTTGGCCTGCTAAGTTAATCGAG TTGGTACGTGAGGATTGA